In the genome of Eriocheir sinensis breed Jianghai 21 chromosome 56, ASM2467909v1, whole genome shotgun sequence, one region contains:
- the LOC126984264 gene encoding uncharacterized protein LOC126984264, producing the protein MSGTFHPRVSLGNFSLCLMAPSGSSARLVLWSCGYAISEGVRSGRFTPTMFRSFTRTLLDSMTPLTSGVPTLSLTNKYKDRWMIHYQWFIPLRSRFPCRLLLLPSPPHRLLLPHHLKFSRLLPSLRQIVHCPPTRYLPLSPTSWSALLSIVNDRRTDTPYHFRSWVLPSREQPIRPGLVFSPVFKMLLTGRYYVVPVVIQTDEIQRPLINVANLAAEVSWSIEHMNQSFPTVGLLRRTLDSFHFEFNKLFKDLNNFLAAMSGRDGSPFKTRQRRGAVDFVGSVESLLFGTATQAQIDVIHEKLSHLHTLSSEERRQLNLHTEVLNATVRDLRHLHSAISRLESASALASAIIRQFSLRTLQIEGEMRILETILLIQLALSDLNHDTLNLKLGLQQMSQTQVSPLIIPNDVLLRVLRNASLHYPGLLFPAAHEYLALYRDVSRVISKGALSLGTLHFYLQIPMKGDPSDVFDVFKMDALPFHLDDTPYFLHTDTLSTYLAVSEDRTHYMLLDSLDRCTKHRLLYICPPVAPVYSISVRRCEIALFLARPDALSLCSKSLLRTFPPVFLPSPAGWVFSTDVPQVVTMVCPDSHVTKYRQTLNGTGLLTVGMGCSANSDAFSLPASATLDGAEPLTIHRAPFHVGRGVVESLLAVHPSLGRPSPPAPPVASTGPPLDLSPTLRLLEESVPGSPAGAAAYPWWGWLLFGFSAAGLLLFACGLAWLFLLRPRLLRTSRPVTPSPSWSEMVVRPAARFLPRGSGVL; encoded by the coding sequence ATGTCAGGAACATTCCATCCAAGGGTGAGCCTAGGAAACTTCAGCCTTTGTTTAATGGCCCCTTCCGGGTCATCGGCAAGGTTAGTCCTGTGGTCTTGCGGCTACGCCATATCAGAGGGAGTAAGATCAGGACGGTTCACACCaacaatgttcaggtcgttcacgaggactctcttggacTCCATGACTCCCCTAACGTCAGGCGTGCCTACCCTGTCCCTGACCAACAAATACAAGGACCGGTGGATGATTCATTATCAATGGTTTATCCCCCTGAGGAGTCGGTTCCCTTGTCGTTTGCTGCTCCTTCCGAGCCCTCCCCACCGACTCCTGCTCCCTCATCACCTCAAGTTCTCCAGACTCCTTCCGAGCCTCAGACAAATCGTCCATTGCCCTCCAACACggtacctccctctctccccaacgTCATGGagcgccctcttgagtatcgtcAACGACCGGCGAACTGATACCCCCTATCATttcagatcctgggtgttgccctcccGGGAGCAACCTATACGTCCTGGCCTTGTCTTCTCCCCCGTCTTTAAGATGTTGTTGACAGGGCGTTACTACGTCGTCCCTGTCGTCATCCAGACAGACGAAatacaacgtcctctcatcaacgtggcgaaTCTGGCCGCGGAAGTGTCGTGGTCAATTGAGCATATGAATCAGTCGTTTCCCACTGTGGGtttgctcaggcgcactctagactcctTTCACTTTGAATTTAATAAGCTTTTTAAAGACCTTAATAACTTCTTAGCGGccatgagtggtagagatgggagCCCATTTAAGACTCGCCAGAGGCGAGGGGCCGTAGACTTTGTTGGCTCGGTAGAGAGCCTCCTTTTTggcacggccactcaggcccagatTGATGTCATACATGAGAAACTCTCCCATCTCCACACTCTCTCCTCGGAGGAAAGACGCCAACTCAACCTTCATACAGAAGTCCTCAACGCTACTGTTCGTGACCTCCGTCACCTTCACTCTGCTAtatcccgtctagagtccgcctcggctttggcctcggCTATTATTAGGCAATTTTCTTTACGTACTTTGCAAATTGAGGGAGAAATGCGTATCTTAGAGACCATTCTCCTGATTCAATTGGCGCTTAGCGACCTGAATCATGATACATTAAACCTCAAACTAGGCCTTCAACAGATGTCCCAAACACAAGTCTCCCCTCTTATTATTCCTAATGATGTATTGCTTCGTGTACTCAGGAATGCCTCCCTCCATTATCCAGGCTTGTTATTCCCTGCGGCTCATGAATATTTAGCCTTGTACCgtgatgtctctagggttatttctaaaggtgcGCTTTCCTTAggtacccttcacttctacttacagatccccatgaaaggggatccctccgatgtgttcgatgtgtttaaaatggacgcgttgccttttcatctcgatgacacgccatattttctgcacaccgacacactCTCTACCTACCTCGCGGTTTCTGAGGACCGCACCCACTATATGCTTTTGGACTCCTTAGATCGCTGTACTAAACACCGTCTTCTTTATATCTGCCCTCCTGTCGCCCCTGTGTATTCTATatctgtccggcgctgcgagattGCCCTTTTCCTCGCGCGCCCGGATGCCCtatcgctgtgttctaagtctcttctCAGGACCTTCCCCCCGGTCTTCCTCCCGTCCCCGGCGGGCTGGGTCTTCTCCACGGACGTTCCCCAGGtcgtcaccatggtctgcccggacagtcATGTCACCAAGTACCGGCAGACACTGAATGGCACGGGGCTTCTTACCGTCGGTATGGGTTGTAGTGCCAACTCCGACGcgttcagcctccctgcctctgccacTCTGGATGGTGCCGAGCCGCTGACGATTCACCGGGCCCCTTTCCACGTCGGGCGGGGCGTAGTTGAGTCCTTGCTGGCGGTTCATCCCTCCCTGGGCCGTCCCTCTCCACCTGCACCGCCCGTGGCCTCTACGGGCCCCCCGCTGGATCTTTCCCCGACGCTCCGCCTGCTGGAGGAGTCAGTCCCGGGATCTCCCGCCGGTGCTGCCGCCTATCCTTGGTGGGGCTGGCTGCTCTTTGGGTTCTCCGccgctggcctcctcctcttcgcctgcgGCCTGGCTTGGCTCTTCCTTCTGCGGCCCCGTCTCCTACGTACCTCCCGTCCCGTCACGCCGTCCCCGTCTTGGTCTGAGATGGTCGTCCGGCCTGCCGCGCGCTTCCTGCCCCGAGGAAGTGGCGTTCTCTGA